The nucleotide sequence TCAAGAGTATTTCCATGCCCACCAACTTCCGGGAATTGGGAATTACCCCCACTGAAGAACAGATTGACGAAATGACGCTGAAAGCCACCTTCTTCGGTAAAAGAACCTTGGGTGATTTCCTTGTCTTGGGAGCAAAGGAGATCAAGGATATCTATATGGATGCCAACCAGGGTTAAATATCTCTCTCCCAAAGATAGAGCAACAAGTACTGTTCAAGCGTGCGGTGAGGACCTTTTCGATCAGTTTCCCGCCGCATTCTTGCTAGTGCGTTTCTCCGCAGGAATGACCGATACAACCGAACAACCGGCAGATCGTCTTCACTTGGTCCTTCAAGGCGTTGATCTGGTCTGAGATTCAATAGCCCGGCCGCTTCACTCCTGCTCACCACGCGTTCCCTACTCGAATCCATCCATATCTCAAGCTTCCTCTGTTGCTCATAGCTTAGAGAGAACAGGAACTCATTAAGTGCATATACCACCTCATCCTGGTCTCCTCGTTCCTCAAGAAACACATGCCAGCTCTCGTTCAACTGCATCGATAGTTGCAACAACTCAACGGTACCGAGCAATGTCCCAAGCACCGGTACAAGAGAGTTCCTTGCCTCCCAAAGCTGCTGCAGCAATGGCGCAAACACCTCAATTTCTGCTCGAGAACGATCTTCCCACATGGTAATCAGTTCATGACTAGCCTTCCCAACCCAAGTCTCATCCCCTGAACTATCGGATATGATAGAAATATAGAGATCCTCAGCCATCAGGGAGAATAAGGTGGTATGATACTGCGAGCGTACAGCTTCCCTGTACACAGCAAGATATGGTTTATTCTCTGTAATCTTTAGAAGAAACCCATAGAGATGTAGCTTGGCAATAATGAAAGAACGCCCCAGGGACGCCTTAACAGGAAGATTGATCACTTCCTCAATGCCTTGATTTGTCAATTTGGAAGCCAAGGTCTGTCGATTGCGACCTTGTATAGAGATTCCAAGATTGTAGTCCAGCGAACTCGATCGTTCCACAATGCCTGCAAGGGTATGCAAATCGTCTATCTTGGATTTCAGCAATGAAGCAAGTGATATATCCATCGTATCGAGCACAGACTGACATGCGTCAAGCAAGACCAACTCAACAGCTGAAAAAGCGCTCTTATTTGGCATGTAAAGAAACCTACCTACACAATGAGATATCCCACCATAGGATGGAACAAGAGAAAAGTCCAGCACCAATCGAGTAGGCGGGAGTCGTTAAGCCCCAACCTCTCAGTCGAGTAGCCAAGGGGAATTTCACCCCAAGGCTCTCACAGAACCGTACGTGAATCTCTCGATTCATACGGCTCTTATCGACAAACCACAATGCCCCCAATGTGCGAATAGATTAGGAGCCCTTCTTTGGACTGCTTCCAACCATCTTCTTGCACGCATGGGACGGCCATGGAATCTTTTGAACTTGCACATTGCCCATCTCACAAGCCTCCCCTGAATCACCTTCAGCGTACTTTTCAAGGCGGAGTTGTTGTAGCGGCCGAAGTAGTTCATCCACCCTGCAACAATGGGATTGATTGTTTCTGCTATCATCTCAATCTTACTCCCTGTCCTTTTGTGAATCTCCAGAGCCTTTATCTTGTCCTTGAGGGTCTGGCAGGATGCCTTGCTCACAGCCGGTAGGAAGTTAACCTGCACTCTGCCAATCCTGTCCTTCAGAACTCTACCCCTGTAGGTATAGCCAAGAAAGTCGAATTCCGTGTTTTCAAAGTCTCCTTTGCGGTCTCTGTCCTTACAGTAGACTATCTTGGTCTTCACTGGATGTAGCTCCAACTTGCATGTAGCCATCCTCTCCCCAATCGCCTTGAGAATGAACCTCGCCTGCTTTTCAGACTTACAGTGTACAACCGTATCATCTGCATACCTCTCAAAAGGACAGTACGGATGTTCCCTCTTCATCCACATGTCAAACGCATAGTGCATGAAGAGGTTGGACAGTATTGGACTTACAACCCCGCCCTGTGGTGTCCCAGAAATCCTTGGAATCAAGGTTCCGTCAACATCCTTGAACGGTGTCTCCAGCCATCTTTCTATGTACAGGACAATCCATGACTCTTTGATGTGCCATTCCACTGCCTTCATGAGAAGTGCGTGATCTATGTTGTCAAAAAGCCCCTTGATGTCCAGATCAATGACATAGTCATACCGCCAGCATCTTTCCCTTGCCTTTCCAACCGCATCGAGTGCCGACTTATTCGGTCTGTATCCATAGGAGTCTTCATGAAAGAGTGGGTCCAGGACGGGTTCCACCAATATCTTGACCACCATCTGTGCGATACGGTCCGCTATGGTTGGTATCCCCAGTTTCCTTGTTCCTCCACTCTTCTTGGGTATTTCCACCGCCTTCACAGGCTTTGGGAAATAACTTCCCGAACTCATTCTGTTCCATAGCTTATAAAGGTTCCCTTTCAGGTTCCTCTCATACTTTGCCATGGAGATTCCATCGACACCAGCACTCCCACCGTTCGCTTTCACCTTCTTATAGGCTTCGATAAACAGCGTCTTGCCGATGACATACTGCTTGCTCCTTTCCATTTGCTCCTCCTGTTTCCAGTTGACTCATGGCTGAGCCTTGTCGATGACAACCCTTCGCTCCACCCCCATTACAGAGGCTTCGTCACTACTACGATTGTCTCCGCCCCTATGGAATGCATCTCTACTTTCGGCCTTGCCTTTCTGTGGCTTGTTCCTTTTCGATTCCCATCATTCCATAGGTTCATGCGTCCCATAGCAAAGCCTGCTGCATGCTCGCGCCCTCTTAATGCCGGGTGCCGGTCAGACCACTCCAGAACTGCTTCTGACCTATCTCCCAGATAAGTGGCGAATATCTGGTTCTGACACCGCTTTACGTTGACGACACTTCATCGAGGGTTCACTTTCGTTCGCCTTCATGCAACCTACATGACTGGTTCTTCCAGCCTTTTCGCCTGTCGTTCACCACCAAGGTCATTGTACCTCAGCAGCACAGGTTTGTTTGACAGACCCGTTCTGTCGTTCCTGTCGAGGGGCCCTCCCTCATCTTCGCTACAGTTAGCGCATCACACCACCACCGTACGTGCCGTTCGGCATACGGCGGTTCAACCAAACAGACTATTGTACCGGTAGTCCAGCACAATCCCAACAAGTTCCATGCGCTTGGCATGGAACTTGTTGTAGTAACCCACTACATCCACCAGAGCGTAACGACTATGAATGCTCTCATTGCTGATGAGATAGTTCATGGTGCCTGCCATCTGCCAGTAAGAGTTGCTGTCGAGTTTCCATCCCATGAGTTTCCACTCTTCCACCCCCAGTTGCCTGAGGCGGTGTTTCCGGTTTTCGCCGTTCTTCCACTGTTTCCATAGGTACTGACGTATTCGCCTCCGGATCCATCCCATCAGGCGTTCGAGGTATTTCTTGATGGCACTCCTTGCAAAGTACCCGACCCATCCCCTCAGGATGCTGTTAAGCTCCCCGATGACCGTCCAGATGCTCACTCCGCGATTGCGCTTCGTAACCAGTCGTATCCGGTCCTCAAGTTTCTTCAGCTTCTTCCCATGGGGTATGGTCATCCCAAGTTTTCCTTTTTCGCCGTTGGTCCTGAAGGTGAATCCGAGGAAGGTTGAACCCACGGCCCTCCTTGCCTCCGTTTTCTCCATGTTCACTTTCAGCTTCAGTTTCCTCTCAAGACAGCTCTTCGCATTGTCCCTCACCCGGTAGGATGACATCCTGCACTTGGTGAATATGTTGCAGTCATCGGCGTATCTCACGAACCGCAGTCCCCGCTTCTCCAGTTCCCTGTCGTAGGGGGTGAGGTAGATGTTCGACAGCAGTGGCGACAGAGGGCCCTCTTGCGGGGTTCCCAGGGCTGTCGCCATCATGCTCCCGTTGGTCATCACTCCGCTCTTCAGAAATACGTAGATGAGTCTCCTCACGTCCTTGTCATCCATGTACTTGTCAACCAGTCCCATGAGGATGTCATGGTCGACTGTGTCGAAGAACTTGGACAGGTCCAGGTCAACCACGTGCCTGTACCCCTCGGACATGTAGGTCTGGGCGAGTCTCACCGCATCCTCTGCGCTCCTCCCGGGTCTGAACCCGAAGCTGGAATCGCTGAATGTCGGTTCGAACACTGGAGTCAGAACCTGCACAAGGGCCTGTTGGATTACCCGGTCAATTGCCGTGGGTATCCCAAGCAGACGCATGCCCCCGCTGTCCTTGGGGATTTCCCGTCGGAGCACCGGCTTGGGCTTGTACGTCCGTGTGACAATCTGCTCGCGAATCCGTTCCCAGTTGACCTCAAGGCAGGAGGGAAGTTCTGTCAATTCCATCCCGTCGATGCCCGCAGAACCCTTGTTCTGCATCACCTGCATCATCGCTAGCAAGCTCTCGCTGTTCGGATTCGCAGGTGGACCTTTCCCTTTCGAAAGGCATTTGATCGTTCGGCCCTTCGTGGCTGTTCCCCCAGTCACTACTACGGCCTCTGCTGACTTCTCCACATTCGTTGTTACTACGTCGTCATAAGCGATGTTGCAGCCTCGTACGCTGTGGAGACCTCACGGGATAAGTCATCACTCTTTCCTCGTTTACCCGCCTGATTTACAGATGAAGGTCTCATTGCCTTTTGGATTTACTGCTTTTGGCCAGCTTGTCCCCTTCACCTGCCTACTATCAGGTTTCTGTCCGTCGGGCCACGATTTCGCTATTGCTTCTTCCCTCCCACACCTCGCGGTGTGAAACTTGCAAGTTGCTATCGGGTTCATCGGCAACTACGTCCCTTGGGAATTTCACCCAAGATTGATGACATGCCCGTCATACCAAAAAAGCACCCTCATGGAGAGAGTGCTTACCTTTGATCTTACTTAAACGGCTATTCCATGAATAGGCGTACCACCTCATCACTATCCCTGGCTTGTTCAAGCATTCGGCGGAAGACCTGGCTTGTACAGCTACGGGCAATGGAAGCAAGCAGCTCTACATGCGCAGAAGCTTCCTTAGAGGGAGCCAATACCAAGAAAAAGATCCGGCTCTTCTGGCCATCAGGTGCATCAAACTCAACAGGCAATCTGCTTATACCAACTACAAGCGAGACATGTTCTACCACATCACTCTTGGCATGTGGTATGGCTATACCATTCCCGATGCCGGTAGAGCCAAGACTCTCCCTATCGAGGACAGCGTTCAAGACAGCTTCAAACTGCTCAGATGAATACCCTTTTACCTTTGCCATCACTTCCACAAGTTCAGTGATCACACCCTGCTTATCGGTGTGCATGAGGGGCACTTTCACCAAATTCCTGTCCAATACATCCAGTACATTCATGCAAAGCTCCTTATGCTTCAAACTCCAGCCAGATATCGTCATCATCCCTGACTACCAGTACAGGGCAAGGGGAGGTACGTAGCATCCTGTCAGTCTCACTTGCAAGCTCCTCGCGTCGGGAACGGATATCAGTGACCCCTCCGAGCACCAGCAAATCTGCCTTTGAAGACTTCAACAACTCTTTCATCACTACGTGCACAGTACCTTCCAGCTTAATCGTTTCTATGAGAACTTGCTTCTGCTGGGCAAGACGGGAGGCATGCCGTAGATACCTGTCAGCATCCAATTGTAGGTCACGTTGGTACTCATCACGTTCCACTGTCACAAATATACCTGCCTTGACCAATTCGCTCAAGGCTCTGGTGTTCACAACATACGCGGCGGTCAGTTTTGCATCGTGTTCCTTGGCCAGCTTGATGCCATACATAATTGCTGTCATCGAACTCTCTGAACCATCCTGGTACACGACGATCTGCTTAAATGGAACTCCCATGCAAACCTCCCTGTGAGTTTATCGTATCATCATCTTCTGAAGTGGTCAAAGCCTGCACCGCTGCCTTGGCGTTCTCCATCCTATCCTTCACTACCTTCAGCAGAATGAAATTCTCCCGCTCTTGCTCCTCTATACGGGAACGCATCCAAGCGATGGTCTCCTTGTTTTCCGGAATGACTATTTTTTCGAGTGCATTGACCTTTTTGATGGTCTTCTTTACTTCCTTGGCCAATCGCATGATGGATACTTTGAGCTCAGCAAGCCTTCCCATCAATTGCAATGTCGTCCGATACCGATCAATAGACAACTCACTCAGGATACTGGTATCTTCACTGCTGAAGTAGGGACTGTGATCTGAGAACGAGGTATCGACCTTGGGAACCGTAACACCCATGACTCTCCTAGAGCCTAATTCAATGGAATAGTCGATATTGACGGCTCCTGCAAGATTGCCTACCCTAAGTCGACCCATCTGCATGATTGCATCACTCAGTGATTTCTGTGCCTCACCCAATGCATGAACGACCCTACCCTCATAATCAACTGCTTGGTCAACAAGGGTCAGGAGCTCTACGACAAGAATGGACCGTTTCTGGTCCAGCAACTCATAGCCGAGCTGGGCAAACTTAAGATCTTCACTGAGTTTGAGCAAATTGCTCCGGGTAGGAGCAAGTGTGGTATTCAAAACTCCTCCTATCTGCCGTAATGTTCGGCAATCTCCTCATCGGTGAGACGCTGCAACTCCTCGGAAGGCAGTTTTCCCAGAGCCTCCCAACCAAGATCGAGCGTCTGTTCAATACTCCTATCCTCATCGAACCGCTGGTTCACAAAACGCTTCTCAAAAAAGTTTCCAAATTCAAGGTACTGTTGGTCGAGGGTGGTCAACTCCTCTTCCCCGATAACCGAAGCAAGGTTCTGCACATCCTTAACATGGCTGTAGGAGGCAAAGAGCTGGTTGGCTAGGTGTGGATGGTCGTCCCTGGTCATGCCTTCCCCGATACCATCCTTCATCAAACGGGAGAGGGAAGGAAGACAGTTGATCGGTGGATAAATTCCCCTTGCCTGCATTCCTCGCTCAAATACAATCTGTCCCTCGGTG is from uncultured Sphaerochaeta sp. and encodes:
- a CDS encoding PTS sugar transporter subunit IIA, translating into MNVLDVLDRNLVKVPLMHTDKQGVITELVEVMAKVKGYSSEQFEAVLNAVLDRESLGSTGIGNGIAIPHAKSDVVEHVSLVVGISRLPVEFDAPDGQKSRIFFLVLAPSKEASAHVELLASIARSCTSQVFRRMLEQARDSDEVVRLFME
- the ltrA gene encoding group II intron reverse transcriptase/maturase is translated as MERSKQYVIGKTLFIEAYKKVKANGGSAGVDGISMAKYERNLKGNLYKLWNRMSSGSYFPKPVKAVEIPKKSGGTRKLGIPTIADRIAQMVVKILVEPVLDPLFHEDSYGYRPNKSALDAVGKARERCWRYDYVIDLDIKGLFDNIDHALLMKAVEWHIKESWIVLYIERWLETPFKDVDGTLIPRISGTPQGGVVSPILSNLFMHYAFDMWMKREHPYCPFERYADDTVVHCKSEKQARFILKAIGERMATCKLELHPVKTKIVYCKDRDRKGDFENTEFDFLGYTYRGRVLKDRIGRVQVNFLPAVSKASCQTLKDKIKALEIHKRTGSKIEMIAETINPIVAGWMNYFGRYNNSALKSTLKVIQGRLVRWAMCKFKRFHGRPMRARRWLEAVQRRAPNLFAHWGHCGLSIRAV
- a CDS encoding universal stress protein, with translation MGVPFKQIVVYQDGSESSMTAIMYGIKLAKEHDAKLTAAYVVNTRALSELVKAGIFVTVERDEYQRDLQLDADRYLRHASRLAQQKQVLIETIKLEGTVHVVMKELLKSSKADLLVLGGVTDIRSRREELASETDRMLRTSPCPVLVVRDDDDIWLEFEA
- a CDS encoding V-type ATP synthase subunit D codes for the protein MNTTLAPTRSNLLKLSEDLKFAQLGYELLDQKRSILVVELLTLVDQAVDYEGRVVHALGEAQKSLSDAIMQMGRLRVGNLAGAVNIDYSIELGSRRVMGVTVPKVDTSFSDHSPYFSSEDTSILSELSIDRYRTTLQLMGRLAELKVSIMRLAKEVKKTIKKVNALEKIVIPENKETIAWMRSRIEEQERENFILLKVVKDRMENAKAAVQALTTSEDDDTINSQGGLHGSSI
- the ltrA gene encoding group II intron reverse transcriptase/maturase, translated to MEKSAEAVVVTGGTATKGRTIKCLSKGKGPPANPNSESLLAMMQVMQNKGSAGIDGMELTELPSCLEVNWERIREQIVTRTYKPKPVLRREIPKDSGGMRLLGIPTAIDRVIQQALVQVLTPVFEPTFSDSSFGFRPGRSAEDAVRLAQTYMSEGYRHVVDLDLSKFFDTVDHDILMGLVDKYMDDKDVRRLIYVFLKSGVMTNGSMMATALGTPQEGPLSPLLSNIYLTPYDRELEKRGLRFVRYADDCNIFTKCRMSSYRVRDNAKSCLERKLKLKVNMEKTEARRAVGSTFLGFTFRTNGEKGKLGMTIPHGKKLKKLEDRIRLVTKRNRGVSIWTVIGELNSILRGWVGYFARSAIKKYLERLMGWIRRRIRQYLWKQWKNGENRKHRLRQLGVEEWKLMGWKLDSNSYWQMAGTMNYLISNESIHSRYALVDVVGYYNKFHAKRMELVGIVLDYRYNSLFG